GCTTCTTGCTCGGACCGAATCCGGCCTCCTGCATCAGCTTTTGCGCAGCCGCCTTGTCATACTTGATCTGGAAGCTCGGCTTGCCGCGCCAGGGATGGCCGGGCTCGAAAGTGCCGGTCGCGGGCACCATCAACCCGGCGAGCAGACCGTCCCTGAGGCCTTCGCGATCGATGCAGAGGTTCGCCGCCTTGCGCACGCGAATATCGTTCCAGGGCGAACCCTCGACGCGCGAGAACTGCCAGGGCCAGACATGCGGCTGCTCGTTGGCGTAGAGCTTGAAGCCGCGCTGCTTCAATTCGGGCAACGCATCCGGCGCGGGCGCCTCGACCCAATCGACCTGCCCGGAGAGCAGCGCCGCGGTGCGCGCGTTTGCCTCCGGCATCGGCAAGAGCACCATCTTGTCGACCTTGGGCACGCGATCCTTGTTCCAGTAGGCCGCATTCTTCACCAGCTCGAGCCGCTCGCGCGGCGTGAAGCTCGCCATTTTCCACGGACCGGTGCCCGCTGCGTCCTTGGCAAACGCAGTCCATGCGGCCTGCGATTTCGCCTTGGCATCAGCGCCTTCGGCCTTGTCATAGAAGTGCTGCCACTTCGCAGGACTCGCCATGAAGAGGTTGGTGAGGTTGATCGGCAGGAAGCTGTCGGGCTCCTTGGTGGTGAGCTCGACGGTCATGTCGTCGATCTTCTTGGCGGAGGCCAGCGTCGGCATGCGCGAGGCCGTGACGCCGACCTGGCTGGCGTCGAATTGCGGCGCATCCTGCTTCAGCACCTTCTCGACGTTCCACACCACGGCGTCCGCATTGAAGGGCGAGCCGTCGTGGAAAGTCACGCCGGGGCGCAGCTTGAAGACCCATTTGGTCTTGTCGGCATCATCGACCTTCCACTCGGTGGCAAGGCCAGGGATCACCACGCTCGCCTTGTCGGCGGAGGACAAATCCCAGCCGGTGAGCGCGTCATACATGGTAAGGCCGGTGAAGCGGTTGCCCTCAAAGCCCTGATCCGGCTGGCCCAGCGTGCGTGGAATATCGGCAGCGGTCATGCCGATACGCAGCACAGTCTGGGCGCTGACCGCACGCGGCCATGCAGCGGCAGTCGTTAGCGCGAGCACCGCGATCAATGCCGCGCGTGTAGTCTTCTTGGTAAGCATCGCCTTAATCCTTTTCCGGCTTCGATGACTATTTTTGATGCAATCGTATGCAATGGCTATGCCAAAGAGAAACTTATTCTGTCATTTGTCACTGCGACGACAAGTCCTTGTGGCCCGCGCGCGGTTAAGTGCATCACGCTGCCTATTCTGGCATCAAGATTGCAGGTCAGGCTCCGAAATTCGTTGGGAGCTTTGGGCCATGCGTCTTCGTTTATCGACCTGTCTCGCCGTGCTTGCGCTGGCGTCGTTCGCACTCTCGGCGCGCGCCGAAACGGTGGTGCGCTACGGCATCTCGATGGCGGATATCCCGCTGACGACGGGGCAGCCCGATCGCGGTGCCGGCGCCTATCAGTTCACGGCGTACACGATCTACGATCCCCTGGTGGCCTGGGAGATGGACGTCAGCGACCGTCCCGGCAAGCTGGTGCCGGGGCTCGCGACCGAGTGGAAGGTCGATGACACCGACAAGACCAAATGGCGCTTCACGCTTCGCAAGGGCGTCAAGTTTCACGACGGCAGCGAGTTCAACGCCGATGCGGTGATCTGGAATCTGGACAAGGTGCTCAACGACAAGGCGCCGCAATTCGACAAGCGGCAGAGCGCGCAGGTCAAGACCCGCCTGCCCTCCGTTGCAAGCTACGCCAAGATCGACGACTTCACGGTGGAGATCACGACCAAGACGGTCGATTCCTTCTTCCCCTACCAGATGCTGTGGTTCCTGGTCTCGAGCCCCGCGCAATATGAGAAGCTGGGCAAGGATTGGGACAAGTTCGCGAGCCAGCCCTCCGGCACCGGGCCGTTCAAATTGACAAAACTGGTGCCGCGCGAGCTCGCCGAGCTCAGCAGGAATCCGGATTATTGGAACAAGAAACGCATCCCAAAGGCCGACAAGATCGTGCTGGTGCCGATGCCGGAAGCGCTGACACGCACCAATGCGCTGCTCGCGGGGCAGGTCGACCTGATCGAGACGCCGGCACCGGATGCCGTGCCGCAGCTCAAGGCCGCGGGCATGAAGCTCGTCGACAACGTCACGCCCCATGTCTGGAATTATCATCTCAGCGTGCTGCCGGGCTCGCCCTGGACCGATATCCGCCTGCGCAAGGCGCTGAACCTCGCAATTGATCGCGATGCGGTGGTCGGCTTGATGAATGGCCTCGCAAAGCCCGCGAAGGGCCAGGTCGACCCGTCGAGCCCATGGTTCGGCAAGCCGGGCTTCGAGCTCAAATATGATCTGGCCGCGGCGAAGAAGCTGGTCGAGGAGGCCGGCTATTCCAAGGCGAAGCCGCTGAAGGCCACCTTCATCATCGCGCAAGGCGGCACCGGCCAGATGCTGTCGCTGCCGATGAATGAATTCCTGCAGCAGAGTTTCAAGGAGATCGGTATCGACATCGACTTCAAGGTGGTCGAGCTCGAGACGCTCTACACGCACTGGCGCAAGGGCGCGGCCGACGAGATGAACGCCGGCATCACCGCCAACAACATCGCCTATGTCACGTCAGATCCGCTCTACGCCATCGTCCGCTTCTTCCACTCGGGCCAGATCGCGCCCGTCGGCGTCAATTGGGGCGGCTACAAGAACCCGAAGGTCGACGCGCTGATCGACGAGGCCAAGCAGACGTTCGATTCCGTCAAGCAGGACGCGCTGCTGGCGCAGGCGCATGCCCTGATCGTGGACGATGCCACGCTGGTGTGGGTCGTCCACGACACCAATCCGCACGCGCTGTCGCCGAAGATCAAGCAGTTCGTGCAGGCGCAGCACTGGTTTCAGGATCTGACGACGATCGGGATGGAGTGAGAGCGGCAACGCCGGACATCGCTGCGGTAGCCAACCATCACCTTCGTCCCGGGCAAGCGGCAGCGCAGACCCGGGACCCATAACCAGAGGCAGTCCCTGCGTTCGGGACGGCAGCGCATATGTGGCTGCCTTCAAACCACATCTGACTCCACTACTTCGTCAGCAGCGCATACGCTCCGGTCCAGCCCTCGGCCGGTGGATTGATCTGGAACTCCTTGATGCGGGCCTCGTAGAGCCTGAACAGCTTTTCCAGCGTGTCGGCATCTTCGCTGCGACGGCCGCGTTCGATCGCATCCAGCGCACCCTGCCAGTCGCGGCCACGGTAGCAGCCGAGCATCTCGATGGTGATGTTGCGCAGGCGCTGGAAGGCGGCCGAATGCATCACGTCCTCGCGACCGGCGATGGCATAGATCACCTCCGGCTCGGTCTTGCCCTTCACCATGATGAAGTCGAGCTCGAGGATCGCGAATTTATCCTTGACGGCAAGCGCGGTCCTGGAGCCCACGATGATGGGAAAGCCGTATTCCTTCGACTGGCCTTCCAGACGCGAAGCGAGGTTCACGCTGTCGCCGAGCACCGAATAGTTCTTCTTCAGGTCGGAGCCCATATTGCCGACGACGCCGATGCCGGTGTTGAGGCCGATGCCGACATTGAGCGGAATGTAGACATGGCCGCCCTCGGCGGCCTCCTCCTCGCGCTCCTTGTTGACCGCGTCGATCTGCTCGAGCATCCGGATCGCGGCCTCGCAGGCATTGACCTCATGTTCGGCATCGTCGAGCGGCGCGTTCCAGAACGCCATGATGGCGTCGCCCATGTACTTGTCGATATACCCCTTCCGGTCGATGATCACGTCGGTCAGCGGCGTCAGGAAGCGATTCATCAGCGCGATCAGGCCTTGCGGGTCGTGCTTGTAGCTTTCCGAGATCGTCGTGAAGCCGCGCACGTCGGAGAACATGATCGTCATCTCGCGCTCCTCGCCGCCGAGCACGAGCTTTTCCGGCGACTGCGCCAGCTGCTCGACCAGGACCGGCGACATGTACTGCGCGAACATGCCGCGGATCTGCACGCGCTGGCGCTGCTCGCGCACGAAGCTGGCGAAGATCAGGGTCAGATAGATCGCGGTGGTCGAGAGCAGCGGATAGGTGAAGTCGATGAGGTAGCGATGCTGCGCGTAGAAGAACCAGGACACGCCGACCAGGATGGCGGCAAAGGCAGCGCCAGCGAGCACCAGGCGCACCGGTCCGAGATTCGGCGTGAAGATGATGACCAGCAGGCCGATGATCAACGCCGCGATCAGCTCGACACCGAGCGCATAGTTCGGCTGCGAAATGACCGCCTTGCTCAGCACGCTTTCGAGCACCTGAGCGTGGATCTCGACCCCCGGCATGGCCCGGGACACCGGCGTGGTCTTGATGTCGTTCAACCCGCCGGCGGAGGTGCCGACCAGCACCAGCTTGCCGGCGATCTTGGCGGCCGGTACGATGTTGTCGATGACATCGACGGCCGAGACATAGATCGAGGGATCGCGGCGGGCATAGTGGACCCAGAGCTGGCCGTTCCGGTCGGTCGGGATTTCCACGCCCTTGAGGCGGACGCCCTTGAGGCCGGTCTTGTCGGTCCTCACAAGCAGCGTCGGCGTGCCGGTCGCAACGCGCAGGATCTCGAGGCTGAGCGAGGGCATGATGTTGCCCTGGGCGAGCATGATCATCGGCACGCGGCGAATCAATCCATCGCGCTCGGTCCTGATCGAGAACAGGCCGCGGCCGGCCGCGGCCTTCTCGATGACCGGCACGTTGCGCAACAAGCCGGGGAATTCGAACAGGAACCGTTCGGCCCCCTCCTCGCCGACGGTCGCGACGCCGGTGAACGGAAGTGACTTGTCCAGCTCGGACAGGACCTCGGGCAGCCCGGTCTCGCCCAGCACCACGCGCGAGCGCTTGATCGCGTCGGCGAGGATCTGGTCGTTGCTCGGCAGTTCGCGGAGCTTGGCGCGGGTCGCCTCGTCCAGCGAGCGCATCTGGCCCGCGACCAGATCCGGATTGAGACGGTCGGCCTCCGAGAACACCACGTCGAAACCGATCACGACCGCGCCGTGATTGGTCAGGTTCTGGATCATATCCGCGATCCGCGTCCGCGGCCACGGCCATTGCCCGAGCCTGGCGAGGCTCTTGTCGTCGATGTCGACGATGGTGACCGGCCGCGCCGCCTTCTGGCGGGGGTCGATCAGCTGGAACATGTCGAAGGTGCGCAGCCGCAATTCCTGGATCGGCGGCGGATCCCAGAGGCGCGCGCCGGCAAACAGGACCAGCAGCGCAAGGCACATCAGCCGCGCAAGGCCGAACTTGCGCGCAAACCACCGCCGCAGGATTTTGAGCCGTTTCATGATGGATGGATATCACGCTTTTGCGGCGGGCGGCAGCGCGGATCGGCTGAGCAGTCGTTCACGTATCAAGCGGCCATCAGGCGTGGAGTATGTCGTTCGTCTGAAGGCTGCTGACGCCCTTGAGGACCACCGTGTTTGCCGCATCAATCGTGATCAGGGTGTCCTCCGTCCCGGACGGGGCCACATGCTGATTCATCCACGCCGCGATGTCACTGATCGGCCCCAAGGCCGACAGGTCGATGTGATCCGTGCCAGACGTGAAGTCCAGGATCACATCGTGGTTCGAATTGGCAGCGAACACGAACTGATCCTGATAGCCGGTCCCGAACAGCACGTCCTTACCGTTGGTGCTGGCGAGGGTCACCGGGCCTTGTTCGGACAGATTGAAGATCAGGTTGACCGTATCGCTCACGCCGTGGCCGTCGGTGACGGTGATCGCGACCTTGTCCGTCGCAGGCGCGGTCGGGCCCGGATCGGTGTAGGTCAGCGTCTGCAGCGCCGAATTGACGTTATCGAGCGTATCGGAAGTCGATGCTGGGTCCACACTGGTTTGTGAATCTGCCACCGCCGTGAGCGCGAAGGTTTCGTCGGCGAGCGCGTCGGCATCGCTGACCGAGAGGCCGTGAACGAAGACCTGATCACCCTCCTGGGTCACGCTGATCTCAGCGATGTTGATCACGGGCGCATAGGTCGTTTCGTTCGCGCCCGTCACGTCCACCGTGAGCGTGGCCGTGCCGGTCGCGCCATGAGCGTCTGTGGTTTGGATGGTGAACGTATCGACATACGATCCGTCCGCCAGCGCGTTGATCGCCGTCGCGCTGGGAACGTAACTGTAGCTGCCGTTAGGGTTGACCGTCAGCGAGCCGTAGTGCCCGGCTAGCGTCGTCACCGCATGGTGGTCCGCATCCAGAATGGCATAGGACAGCGTTGCCGTCTCGCCGCTGTCGTCGTCGGTTCCGGACAAGAGGCCAGTGAGCTCGGGGAAGGTGTCGGCCGCAGCGGTATCCGCGAGCGTGCCGATGTTGGCATCGGCGAGCGCCGGCGCGTCGTTCGTGCCGGCGATGTTGATGGTGACGACTGCACTCGCACCCATATCGTACCCGTCATCCGGAACGATCGTGTATTGCAGCGACAGCGTCTGCCCGGCGGCGAGGAAATCCAAGGCCTGGCTGCCCGAGCTG
The nucleotide sequence above comes from Bradyrhizobium sp. NDS-1. Encoded proteins:
- a CDS encoding ABC transporter substrate-binding protein, with product MLTKKTTRAALIAVLALTTAAAWPRAVSAQTVLRIGMTAADIPRTLGQPDQGFEGNRFTGLTMYDALTGWDLSSADKASVVIPGLATEWKVDDADKTKWVFKLRPGVTFHDGSPFNADAVVWNVEKVLKQDAPQFDASQVGVTASRMPTLASAKKIDDMTVELTTKEPDSFLPINLTNLFMASPAKWQHFYDKAEGADAKAKSQAAWTAFAKDAAGTGPWKMASFTPRERLELVKNAAYWNKDRVPKVDKMVLLPMPEANARTAALLSGQVDWVEAPAPDALPELKQRGFKLYANEQPHVWPWQFSRVEGSPWNDIRVRKAANLCIDREGLRDGLLAGLMVPATGTFEPGHPWRGKPSFQIKYDKAAAQKLMQEAGFGPSKKLTVKTQTSASGSGQMQPLAMNEYLQQALADCYFDVKLDVIEWNTLFTNWRRGAKDPSANGSNATNVTYAAMDPFFALVRFLQSGMAPPVSNNWGFINDPKFDELVKKARQTFDPAARDAALAELHAASVDDAAFLYVAHDVGPRAMSPKVTGVVQPKSWFIDFSPVSIAQ
- a CDS encoding ABC transporter substrate-binding protein, which gives rise to MRLRLSTCLAVLALASFALSARAETVVRYGISMADIPLTTGQPDRGAGAYQFTAYTIYDPLVAWEMDVSDRPGKLVPGLATEWKVDDTDKTKWRFTLRKGVKFHDGSEFNADAVIWNLDKVLNDKAPQFDKRQSAQVKTRLPSVASYAKIDDFTVEITTKTVDSFFPYQMLWFLVSSPAQYEKLGKDWDKFASQPSGTGPFKLTKLVPRELAELSRNPDYWNKKRIPKADKIVLVPMPEALTRTNALLAGQVDLIETPAPDAVPQLKAAGMKLVDNVTPHVWNYHLSVLPGSPWTDIRLRKALNLAIDRDAVVGLMNGLAKPAKGQVDPSSPWFGKPGFELKYDLAAAKKLVEEAGYSKAKPLKATFIIAQGGTGQMLSLPMNEFLQQSFKEIGIDIDFKVVELETLYTHWRKGAADEMNAGITANNIAYVTSDPLYAIVRFFHSGQIAPVGVNWGGYKNPKVDALIDEAKQTFDSVKQDALLAQAHALIVDDATLVWVVHDTNPHALSPKIKQFVQAQHWFQDLTTIGME
- a CDS encoding adenylate/guanylate cyclase domain-containing protein, which gives rise to MKRLKILRRWFARKFGLARLMCLALLVLFAGARLWDPPPIQELRLRTFDMFQLIDPRQKAARPVTIVDIDDKSLARLGQWPWPRTRIADMIQNLTNHGAVVIGFDVVFSEADRLNPDLVAGQMRSLDEATRAKLRELPSNDQILADAIKRSRVVLGETGLPEVLSELDKSLPFTGVATVGEEGAERFLFEFPGLLRNVPVIEKAAAGRGLFSIRTERDGLIRRVPMIMLAQGNIMPSLSLEILRVATGTPTLLVRTDKTGLKGVRLKGVEIPTDRNGQLWVHYARRDPSIYVSAVDVIDNIVPAAKIAGKLVLVGTSAGGLNDIKTTPVSRAMPGVEIHAQVLESVLSKAVISQPNYALGVELIAALIIGLLVIIFTPNLGPVRLVLAGAAFAAILVGVSWFFYAQHRYLIDFTYPLLSTTAIYLTLIFASFVREQRQRVQIRGMFAQYMSPVLVEQLAQSPEKLVLGGEEREMTIMFSDVRGFTTISESYKHDPQGLIALMNRFLTPLTDVIIDRKGYIDKYMGDAIMAFWNAPLDDAEHEVNACEAAIRMLEQIDAVNKEREEEAAEGGHVYIPLNVGIGLNTGIGVVGNMGSDLKKNYSVLGDSVNLASRLEGQSKEYGFPIIVGSRTALAVKDKFAILELDFIMVKGKTEPEVIYAIAGREDVMHSAAFQRLRNITIEMLGCYRGRDWQGALDAIERGRRSEDADTLEKLFRLYEARIKEFQINPPAEGWTGAYALLTK